The following are encoded in a window of Deltaproteobacteria bacterium genomic DNA:
- a CDS encoding D-glycerate dehydrogenase yields MPTKIYVTREIPEAALDLLRPCGNVKVWNHDEPVPRGTLLQELRDTRALLCMVTERVDGDLLSHAPSLTIVANMAAGYDNVEVPALTRRGIVFTNTPGVLTETTADLAFTLVLAIARRIGEGERRVRSGQWPKWSPFVFLGTDVHHATLGIIGLGRIGTEVAKRAKGFDMRILYTNRSRNEEAEKRVDCTRVDLPTLLSASDFVVVLVPLSPETRHLLSTPQFKLMKRTAFLINAARGPIVDQRALYEALRDGVIAGAALDVTDPEPIPQTDPLLTLENCLIVPHVGSASIATRTRMATLAAENIATFLAGRRPPTPVNPEVLA; encoded by the coding sequence ATGCCCACGAAAATCTATGTAACACGGGAAATCCCTGAAGCTGCGCTTGATCTTTTAAGACCGTGTGGAAACGTGAAAGTCTGGAACCACGACGAACCAGTGCCACGGGGAACTTTGCTCCAGGAACTTCGTGATACCAGGGCACTTCTGTGCATGGTTACCGAACGTGTTGACGGAGATCTTCTCTCGCATGCCCCCAGTCTGACCATCGTAGCCAATATGGCGGCCGGCTATGACAACGTTGAAGTGCCAGCCCTCACGCGTCGCGGCATTGTCTTCACCAACACACCGGGGGTTCTGACTGAGACGACTGCAGATCTCGCTTTCACGCTTGTTCTTGCGATTGCACGTCGAATTGGCGAAGGCGAACGACGGGTACGTTCGGGGCAGTGGCCAAAGTGGAGCCCGTTTGTCTTTCTCGGCACCGATGTTCACCATGCCACCCTTGGGATTATCGGTTTAGGACGCATTGGCACTGAAGTCGCCAAACGAGCCAAGGGTTTTGACATGCGGATACTCTACACCAATCGTAGCCGCAATGAGGAAGCAGAAAAGCGGGTCGACTGTACACGAGTCGACCTGCCAACGCTGTTAAGTGCATCCGATTTCGTTGTGGTTCTGGTTCCGCTTTCACCGGAGACGCGCCACTTACTTTCAACTCCACAATTCAAACTAATGAAACGTACCGCTTTTCTCATTAACGCTGCACGCGGCCCAATTGTCGATCAACGGGCTTTGTATGAAGCGTTGCGCGATGGTGTTATTGCCGGGGCCGCACTCGATGTGACTGATCCAGAACCAATTCCTCAAACTGATCCCTTGCTCACCCTGGAGAATTGCCTCATCGTTCCGCACGTTGGTAGTGCGAGTATCGCGACCCGAACCCGCATGGCAACTCTAGCGGCAGAAAATATCGCGACGTTTCTGGCGGGTCGTCGGCCACCAACGCCAGTCAATCCTGAAGTTTTGGCATAA
- a CDS encoding ferredoxin:thioredoxin reductase, which yields MKEQPSEKSMQRMRVYVQKYLEKSGTSPHPEKEVTEAVILGLASNIDEVGRPLCPCNFYPDKKAELERSREWVCACDEMKQWKYCHCLLFVTPEGMPITEYLPEDHEGRQIYGLVKDPTPGKGREAFKATGEAEE from the coding sequence ATGAAAGAACAACCATCAGAGAAGAGCATGCAGCGCATGCGCGTGTATGTACAGAAGTACTTGGAGAAAAGTGGCACTTCTCCTCATCCGGAGAAAGAAGTGACTGAGGCCGTTATTCTTGGACTTGCGAGCAATATCGATGAGGTGGGGCGGCCACTCTGTCCGTGTAATTTCTATCCGGACAAAAAAGCTGAGCTTGAGCGCAGTCGCGAGTGGGTCTGCGCCTGCGATGAGATGAAGCAATGGAAATACTGTCATTGCTTACTGTTTGTGACACCAGAAGGAATGCCAATCACAGAGTACCTGCCAGAAGATCACGAAGGGCGACAAATTTACGGGCTTGTGAAAGACCCAACCCCCGGTAAAGGGCGCGAAGCCTTCAAGGCAACGGGTGAAGCTGAAGAATAA
- a CDS encoding LLM class F420-dependent oxidoreductase yields the protein MKIGYFAVGIGLTADAENLATTAQTAEACGFHSLWAPEHVVLIDQYVSKYPYSKDGRLPMPTTKVDILDPYIALTYAAALTKKIRLGTGISLIPERSPVVTAKEVASLDKLSGGRFDLGVGIGWLAEEFTAVNVPWERRAERTREYLKAMKLLWTEEEPEFKGEFLSFPKVRMYPKPVQKPYPPIVFGGESTPALKRVGEVGDGWFGVNVTPEAAPGLISRMQNYAQAAGRGNVKLSFAVSPGIGSPVELDQIKRYRDAGVHEVIVGAIITDAKQVKSEIERLAEKLVVPSAKL from the coding sequence ATGAAAATTGGTTACTTTGCTGTTGGTATCGGCCTTACGGCTGATGCCGAAAACCTGGCAACAACGGCCCAGACTGCTGAAGCCTGTGGGTTTCACTCTCTATGGGCACCGGAACATGTCGTATTAATTGATCAGTACGTTTCTAAGTATCCCTACTCAAAAGATGGCCGCTTACCGATGCCAACCACGAAGGTTGATATTCTCGATCCGTATATCGCGCTGACCTATGCGGCAGCGCTCACCAAGAAGATTCGTCTTGGCACTGGGATTAGCTTAATTCCAGAGCGGAGTCCGGTGGTCACGGCAAAAGAAGTTGCCAGCTTGGATAAATTGTCTGGTGGACGGTTTGATCTGGGCGTCGGGATTGGCTGGCTGGCAGAGGAATTCACAGCGGTGAATGTTCCTTGGGAACGCCGTGCCGAACGAACGCGTGAATACTTGAAGGCGATGAAACTCTTGTGGACCGAAGAAGAGCCAGAGTTCAAGGGTGAATTTCTCAGCTTTCCTAAAGTTCGGATGTACCCAAAGCCAGTCCAGAAACCGTACCCCCCGATTGTTTTTGGTGGTGAGAGCACCCCTGCGCTCAAGCGTGTAGGCGAAGTCGGCGATGGCTGGTTTGGAGTGAATGTGACACCAGAAGCAGCGCCGGGCTTAATTTCGCGCATGCAAAACTATGCTCAAGCAGCCGGACGTGGCAACGTAAAACTCTCCTTTGCTGTATCACCTGGCATTGGTTCGCCTGTCGAGCTTGACCAAATTAAGCGTTATCGCGATGCAGGTGTTCATGAGGTGATTGTCGGGGCGATTATAACGGATGCGAAACAAGTGAAGAGTGAAATTGAACGGCTCGCAGAAAAATTAGTAGTGCCGTCGGCGAAGCTGTAA
- a CDS encoding nitroreductase family deazaflavin-dependent oxidoreductase, whose protein sequence is MLSLNRRRYWFYSLVVGVALFVSPTLFLFAQEATPVAKPDLEKVANESTVEITTTGRKSGKAHTKPIWFVYDQGRLYLQSGKGGKSDWYQNLKKNPQLTLKISSVTLNGKAKFIDDEKETERIHGLFRTKYVGARLAGMVGSSIGHGKAVEVELQ, encoded by the coding sequence ATGCTTTCGCTGAATCGTCGTCGATACTGGTTTTACTCTTTGGTTGTCGGGGTGGCGCTGTTTGTGAGCCCAACACTTTTTCTTTTTGCCCAAGAGGCAACACCGGTTGCAAAGCCGGACTTGGAAAAAGTCGCCAACGAGTCAACTGTGGAAATCACAACGACAGGCCGTAAAAGTGGCAAGGCTCACACCAAACCTATCTGGTTTGTCTACGACCAGGGACGTTTGTATTTACAATCCGGTAAGGGTGGTAAATCCGACTGGTATCAGAATCTCAAGAAGAACCCACAACTGACGTTGAAGATTAGTTCGGTAACGCTCAATGGAAAAGCCAAGTTTATCGATGACGAAAAAGAGACCGAGCGGATTCATGGGTTGTTTCGGACAAAGTACGTCGGAGCACGCCTGGCGGGAATGGTGGGCTCGTCAATTGGGCATGGCAAAGCCGTAGAGGTGGAATTGCAATAG
- a CDS encoding SCP2 sterol-binding domain-containing protein, which produces MATQFHCTIANEAIDVNSGACEKPNITLTMKESDYLDMINGKLNGQMAFMTGKLKIAGDMGLALKLQSLFKSSGGGSPATTVQQVMDGMKDTFNKDAAKGMSATFQFDLT; this is translated from the coding sequence ATGGCAACCCAATTTCATTGCACGATCGCCAATGAGGCAATCGATGTGAATTCAGGAGCGTGTGAGAAGCCCAACATCACGTTGACCATGAAAGAGAGTGATTATCTCGACATGATCAATGGTAAGCTCAACGGTCAGATGGCGTTTATGACTGGAAAGTTGAAGATTGCTGGCGATATGGGGCTTGCTCTGAAACTTCAGAGCCTGTTCAAGTCAAGTGGCGGAGGCTCTCCTGCAACAACCGTTCAACAAGTGATGGACGGTATGAAGGACACGTTCAACAAGGATGCTGCCAAAGGGATGAGTGCTACCTTCCAATTTGATCTGACCTAA
- a CDS encoding CoA transferase: MRKGQARPRQRHFSSSIFPSSFLIFYFAKHALTILGTCTTSAPGCSLQEDVMPGPLAGVKVIEIAQEIQGPYAGLFLADMGADVIKIEMRDTGDLSRFMLVKLIGGTDAPHANFSHYFLAMNRGKRSLTLDLKKPEAKEILYRLFDSADVLLSNYRPGVLERLGFGYEELTKRNPRLIYAKGSSWGPEGPWTRRPSRDTLAQAAGGLMAKNGMPTDRPLPCGAAVADHSGAITLTAGILAALYAREKTGKGQQVDACIYGTVIALQSMEMNFTAISGIETRRAGRGHQFLQGVWGSFKTQDGWICLAGVDDKRWPNFCRVMGIEQVLSDPDYSDNVIRNFRGVKIEKLLDEVFPKKTTDEWMKVLTEIDILATPVQQYRDILTNEQALINGYITEMDHPEVGKVRVVGNPIKLSETPLHTKTPPPELGQHSEEILLEAGFSWEDIATFRDKEVV; encoded by the coding sequence ATGAGAAAAGGACAAGCAAGACCGCGCCAGCGGCATTTCTCCTCTTCCATTTTTCCTTCTTCATTTTTAATTTTTTATTTCGCGAAGCATGCCTTGACCATACTCGGAACCTGCACTACAAGCGCCCCAGGTTGTTCGCTTCAGGAGGATGTTATGCCCGGACCACTCGCAGGAGTAAAAGTGATCGAAATCGCGCAAGAGATTCAGGGACCGTATGCGGGCTTGTTTCTCGCCGATATGGGAGCCGATGTCATCAAAATCGAAATGCGTGATACCGGTGATCTGAGTCGTTTCATGTTGGTGAAATTGATCGGTGGAACCGATGCACCTCATGCGAATTTCAGTCACTATTTTTTGGCGATGAACCGAGGCAAACGTAGCCTCACGCTTGACCTGAAAAAACCCGAAGCGAAAGAGATTCTCTATCGGCTCTTCGATAGCGCAGATGTGTTGTTGAGCAACTATCGACCCGGTGTACTGGAGCGCCTTGGCTTTGGCTATGAAGAATTAACGAAACGGAATCCGCGACTGATTTATGCCAAAGGTTCGTCGTGGGGCCCAGAAGGTCCGTGGACTCGTCGCCCCAGCCGCGACACTCTCGCTCAGGCAGCAGGTGGGCTCATGGCTAAAAACGGTATGCCAACCGATCGTCCCCTTCCGTGCGGTGCCGCAGTGGCTGATCATTCAGGTGCGATTACACTGACGGCAGGTATCCTCGCGGCCCTCTATGCGCGTGAAAAGACAGGGAAGGGGCAGCAAGTTGACGCCTGTATCTACGGAACCGTCATTGCGCTGCAATCCATGGAAATGAACTTCACTGCCATCAGTGGCATCGAAACTCGGCGCGCTGGCCGTGGCCACCAGTTCCTGCAAGGCGTATGGGGTTCATTCAAAACCCAAGATGGCTGGATTTGCTTGGCCGGTGTCGACGACAAACGCTGGCCGAATTTCTGTCGCGTGATGGGTATCGAACAGGTGCTGTCTGATCCAGATTACAGCGACAATGTCATTCGCAACTTCCGTGGTGTAAAAATAGAGAAGCTCCTTGATGAAGTCTTTCCGAAGAAGACAACCGACGAATGGATGAAGGTACTCACTGAAATTGACATTCTCGCAACTCCAGTACAGCAGTACCGTGACATTCTCACTAACGAACAAGCGCTCATCAACGGCTATATTACCGAGATGGATCACCCAGAGGTTGGCAAAGTGCGCGTGGTTGGCAATCCCATCAAGCTGAGTGAGACTCCGTTGCACACGAAAACTCCGCCGCCCGAACTTGGGCAGCATAGTGAAGAGATTTTGCTTGAAGCAGGATTTTCGTGGGAAGATATTGCCACGTTTCGGGATAAAGAAGTCGTCTAG
- a CDS encoding cyclase family protein, producing MPGREAMSKVTNWGRWGKNDEKGTANFITPQVIVAAAKLVKKGAVFCCSIPIDQAGPVFPTRTPAQRFMSILNVPVKDVGMAGSAIANDDYITMYLQGSTQWDSLAHVGYENKFYNDTPTSAVTAHGGAARNDIGKLYQSFVTRGVLLDMVKYKGYEKDGHLPKDYPITVADLDGCAAAQKVEVRSGDALCLRTGWVPYWYSLKAHDEKEAYFHAQPGMSVHTLDWIHKREISCIAVDNIAVERLPSEIDGEFIPFHQIAIRDIGLSLGEIFTFDALAKDCAADGVYEYLWVAPPLNIPNAVGSPLNALAIK from the coding sequence ATGCCAGGACGTGAAGCAATGTCGAAAGTCACCAATTGGGGACGTTGGGGAAAAAACGATGAAAAGGGAACTGCAAACTTCATCACCCCGCAAGTGATCGTAGCTGCGGCAAAGCTGGTGAAAAAGGGCGCGGTCTTTTGCTGTAGTATCCCAATTGATCAAGCTGGTCCGGTATTTCCCACACGAACCCCGGCCCAACGATTTATGTCGATTCTTAATGTGCCAGTTAAAGATGTCGGCATGGCAGGATCAGCGATCGCCAATGACGATTACATCACGATGTACCTACAAGGCTCGACACAGTGGGACAGTCTGGCTCACGTCGGGTACGAAAATAAGTTCTACAACGATACACCGACCAGTGCGGTGACCGCGCACGGTGGGGCGGCACGCAACGATATTGGCAAACTCTACCAATCATTTGTCACTCGTGGTGTGCTCCTCGATATGGTGAAGTACAAGGGATATGAGAAAGATGGTCACTTGCCAAAAGATTATCCGATCACTGTGGCTGATCTCGATGGTTGCGCTGCTGCGCAGAAAGTCGAAGTGAGAAGTGGTGATGCCCTGTGCCTTCGCACGGGTTGGGTGCCGTATTGGTATTCACTCAAGGCCCACGACGAAAAAGAAGCCTATTTTCACGCTCAACCTGGGATGTCTGTCCATACCCTCGATTGGATACACAAGAGAGAAATCTCGTGTATTGCCGTGGACAACATTGCTGTGGAACGCTTACCGTCGGAAATCGATGGCGAGTTTATTCCGTTCCATCAGATTGCGATCCGTGACATTGGCTTGTCACTAGGTGAGATTTTTACCTTCGATGCGCTGGCAAAGGATTGTGCGGCTGATGGAGTCTATGAGTATTTGTGGGTGGCGCCGCCGCTCAACATTCCCAATGCGGTGGGCAGTCCGCTAAACGCGTTGGCGATTAAATGA
- the htpX gene encoding zinc metalloprotease HtpX — protein MLRTTLLLGALTGLIMAMGNYMGGSSGMTIAFVIAVAMNFGAYWFSDKMVLAAYGAREVTEAEAPKMYRIVHNLALAAKMPMPKVYIIPSESPNAFATGRNPSHAAVAATEGLLRMMDERELTGVLAHELAHVKNRDILISTIAATLAGVIVHVANMLQWGAMFGFGRSDDDEGGSNFIGMMIMIILAPLAAMLIQMAISRTREFSADATGAQISGDPGGLASALRKLGLMSQRIPMEASPQTSHMFIVNPLTGGGWAKWFSTHPPMEERIARLEQMAGRRA, from the coding sequence ATGTTACGAACGACACTTTTGCTCGGTGCTTTGACTGGTCTGATCATGGCTATGGGCAACTATATGGGGGGGTCGAGTGGCATGACAATCGCCTTCGTGATCGCGGTTGCCATGAACTTTGGCGCCTATTGGTTCTCCGACAAAATGGTTCTCGCCGCTTATGGAGCGCGGGAAGTTACTGAAGCGGAAGCCCCAAAGATGTATCGCATCGTTCACAACCTCGCGTTGGCTGCAAAAATGCCAATGCCCAAGGTCTATATCATTCCATCAGAATCTCCGAATGCCTTTGCCACGGGTCGTAATCCCAGTCACGCTGCGGTTGCCGCAACTGAGGGATTACTCCGCATGATGGATGAACGCGAACTGACTGGCGTACTTGCTCATGAACTTGCGCACGTCAAAAACCGCGACATTCTTATCAGCACGATTGCTGCGACACTTGCCGGCGTGATTGTCCACGTTGCCAACATGCTGCAATGGGGCGCAATGTTCGGGTTCGGTCGTAGTGATGACGATGAAGGGGGTAGTAACTTTATCGGCATGATGATCATGATCATCCTCGCGCCACTTGCAGCTATGCTTATTCAGATGGCAATCTCTCGCACCCGCGAGTTTTCGGCTGATGCGACTGGCGCACAGATCAGTGGAGACCCAGGTGGTCTTGCCTCTGCCCTTCGTAAGCTTGGGCTTATGTCTCAGCGTATTCCGATGGAGGCTTCGCCACAAACCTCTCATATGTTCATCGTTAACCCGCTGACTGGTGGTGGGTGGGCGAAATGGTTCAGCACTCATCCGCCGATGGAAGAACGGATTGCTCGTCTGGAACAGATGGCTGGACGGCGGGCGTAA